From the genome of Bacteroides sp. MSB163, one region includes:
- a CDS encoding TonB-dependent receptor domain-containing protein → MKHYLNEDGSKYRIFEGRQELSADVENPYWMLDNYKLKDDTERFTGSFSVKADITDWWWISYRMGIDSYTTENSNRIAEGAAIKDLWQNGMMSENSLRYQYLSTNLMTNFSKSFGDFNFNLMLGTATDATKSTTNYRYGWNFVIPGFYSFGNISTADKYFVTNRSKHRLVGAFGEFRVDWKNTVFLTATGRNDWSSTLPIENRSYFYPSVSGSLVFTQFLQDRGLMDDSFLSFGKLRVSWARVGKDASPYATTTYLGDAATMLGGITGYGTSWSRGNPVLKPEMTESTEIGIELRFLKNRLRFDYAYYTNNSLDQIISPRGPQSTGFIFFAQNIGDVYNKGMELTISGTPIQTKDWTWDASLNLYGNRGTVKNLPVGTEVLYVTDVQFGGAQAASFNDGPFLGISGYHYKYTDDGKVILDQYGMPTYDKDTRILIGNREPKVQGGFNNTISYKNWTFNMLWEFRIGGDIYNGTDYYLVGKGLSDLTANRESLTITGAQKDGDTYKDVTYTFNANETYNLNGAQVSGKEVIQKYYTDYYYREGNNYITKVNSLRLRTISLNYELPKAFLAKMGIKRANISASANNLLLFTNYRGDPESSSAGSGISGSGATGIDYCCVPPTASFAFGVNLTF, encoded by the coding sequence ATGAAGCATTATTTAAATGAGGATGGTTCAAAATACCGTATATTCGAAGGCCGGCAGGAGTTATCTGCTGATGTTGAAAATCCCTATTGGATGCTTGATAACTACAAACTTAAGGATGATACAGAACGTTTTACGGGTAGTTTCAGTGTGAAAGCTGATATTACGGATTGGTGGTGGATTTCTTATCGTATGGGTATTGATTCATATACGACGGAAAATAGTAATCGAATTGCAGAGGGAGCAGCTATAAAAGATCTTTGGCAAAATGGTATGATGAGTGAAAATTCCCTTCGTTACCAATATTTGTCTACCAATTTAATGACTAACTTTAGTAAGTCGTTTGGTGATTTTAACTTCAACTTAATGCTTGGCACCGCAACAGATGCCACGAAGTCGACAACGAACTATCGTTATGGCTGGAACTTTGTTATTCCAGGTTTCTATTCATTTGGTAATATTTCAACAGCTGATAAATATTTTGTTACAAATCGTAGTAAGCACCGTCTGGTCGGAGCGTTTGGTGAATTCCGTGTCGACTGGAAAAATACAGTGTTTTTGACTGCTACAGGCCGTAATGACTGGTCTTCTACGCTTCCTATAGAAAACCGTTCCTATTTCTATCCATCCGTCAGTGGAAGCTTGGTATTTACTCAGTTCTTGCAAGACAGGGGATTGATGGATGATAGCTTTCTTAGCTTTGGTAAGCTTCGCGTAAGTTGGGCCAGAGTGGGTAAAGATGCCAGTCCTTATGCTACAACTACTTATTTGGGAGATGCGGCAACAATGCTTGGAGGGATAACCGGATATGGAACAAGTTGGAGTCGTGGTAATCCGGTATTGAAACCCGAGATGACGGAATCAACCGAAATAGGTATTGAATTACGTTTCTTAAAGAACCGTTTGCGTTTCGATTACGCCTATTATACTAATAACTCACTTGATCAGATTATTTCTCCACGTGGTCCGCAATCTACGGGTTTCATATTCTTTGCCCAGAATATCGGTGATGTTTATAATAAAGGTATGGAATTGACAATCAGCGGCACTCCGATACAAACTAAAGACTGGACTTGGGATGCAAGCCTGAATCTTTACGGGAATCGTGGTACTGTTAAGAACTTGCCTGTAGGTACAGAAGTATTGTATGTTACAGATGTGCAATTTGGTGGCGCTCAGGCTGCGTCATTCAATGACGGTCCATTCTTGGGTATCTCCGGGTATCACTATAAATATACTGATGACGGTAAGGTTATTCTCGACCAATATGGAATGCCTACCTACGATAAGGATACCCGTATACTTATAGGTAACCGTGAACCTAAAGTTCAAGGCGGTTTCAATAATACAATCAGTTATAAGAATTGGACATTCAACATGTTGTGGGAGTTCCGGATAGGAGGTGATATATATAATGGTACGGATTACTATTTGGTTGGTAAAGGTCTTAGTGATTTGACTGCTAATCGTGAGTCGTTGACTATCACAGGTGCCCAGAAAGACGGTGATACCTATAAAGATGTAACTTATACATTTAATGCCAATGAAACTTATAACCTTAATGGTGCTCAGGTTTCAGGTAAAGAAGTAATTCAGAAATATTATACGGATTATTACTATCGTGAAGGTAATAACTATATCACTAAAGTTAATTCACTTCGTCTTCGTACAATTTCTTTGAATTATGAGCTTCCTAAGGCTTTTTTAGCCAAGATGGGTATAAAACGTGCAAACATATCTGCATCAGCTAACAACTTGCTTTTATTTACTAACTATCGGGGTGATCCTGAATCTTCATCTGCAGGCTCTGGTATTTCCGGCTCTGGCGCAACGGGCATTGACTACTGCTGTGTACCACCAACTGCTAGTTTTGCATTTGGCGTTAACTTAACATTCTAA